One segment of Eretmochelys imbricata isolate rEreImb1 chromosome 5, rEreImb1.hap1, whole genome shotgun sequence DNA contains the following:
- the LOC144265235 gene encoding uncharacterized protein LOC144265235 isoform X1: protein MIGSPPLPSPPQHPPGGNTKGASSWETSGVDRTHLSSCWGLGLEESFKTDYQDFPVSSTMILRSRFQKPSEVKIRKRQIRCGKNKQKKSTASRIPVDQETTRKYQNLKKSSSKCEAYQHYDRKKCYILTRDSKTLRFDLDEYGHCKISIEDSQSTEDIAWLDIFTSNKLNNCAPVARNRIKKRCKNLVTMTQRSKNNFLLLGKNKKQLYLKVLNPNGKTTEGHMVEENGMEVITGGAPDPRQLTEQDNQLFIMHNNQEDSVRFQCYKDQNYYLHVNKDSVDLCKMEETDGDTGKDFYFKVAYV from the exons ATGATTGgtagccctcccctcccctcccctccccagcacccaccGGGAGGCAACACCAAGGGGGCTTCCAGCTGGGAGACGTCGGGAGTGGACCGgactcacctgagcagctgctggggcttgg GACTAGAAGAGAGTTTCAAGACAGATTACCAGGATTTTCCAGTGTCTTCAACAATGATATTGCGCTCAAGATTCCAAAAACCTTCCGAGGTGAAGATTAGAAAACGACAAATAAGGTGtggtaaaaataaacagaaaaaatcaACTGCGTCTCGGATACCAGTGGACCAGGAAACTACACGTAAATATCAAAACCTAAAGAAATCATCAAGTAAATGTGAAG CATACCAACACTATGACAGAAAGAAATGTTACATACTGACAAGGGACTCAAAAACGCTGCGTTTTGATTTAGACGAGTATGGCCATTGTAAAATATCAATTGAGGATTCACAATCCACTGAAG ATATTGCATGGTTAGACATATTCACAAGCAACAAACTGAATAACTGTG CTCCAGTGGCcagaaacagaattaaaaaacgTTGTAAAAATTTGGTGACCATGACCCAGCGATCAAAAAATAACTTTCTCCTATTGGGCAAGAATAAGAAACAACTGTACCTGAAG GTCTTGAATCCAAATGGTAAGACAACAGAGGGTCATATGGTGGAAGAAAACGGCATGGAAGTGATTACAGGTGGAGCTCCTGACCCCAGGCAG TTGACTGAACAAGACAACCAGCTGTTCATCATGCATAACAACCAAGAAGATTCTGTTAGATTTCAGTGTTATAAGGATCAGAACTACTACCTTCATGTGAACAAGGACTCCGTTGATCTATGCAAGATGGAAGAAACCGATGGTGATACAGGAAAAGACTTCTATTTCAAGGTGGCATATGTGTGA
- the LOC144265235 gene encoding uncharacterized protein LOC144265235 isoform X2, with product MILRSRFQKPSEVKIRKRQIRCGKNKQKKSTASRIPVDQETTRKYQNLKKSSSKCEAYQHYDRKKCYILTRDSKTLRFDLDEYGHCKISIEDSQSTEDIAWLDIFTSNKLNNCAPVARNRIKKRCKNLVTMTQRSKNNFLLLGKNKKQLYLKVLNPNGKTTEGHMVEENGMEVITGGAPDPRQLTEQDNQLFIMHNNQEDSVRFQCYKDQNYYLHVNKDSVDLCKMEETDGDTGKDFYFKVAYV from the exons ATGATATTGCGCTCAAGATTCCAAAAACCTTCCGAGGTGAAGATTAGAAAACGACAAATAAGGTGtggtaaaaataaacagaaaaaatcaACTGCGTCTCGGATACCAGTGGACCAGGAAACTACACGTAAATATCAAAACCTAAAGAAATCATCAAGTAAATGTGAAG CATACCAACACTATGACAGAAAGAAATGTTACATACTGACAAGGGACTCAAAAACGCTGCGTTTTGATTTAGACGAGTATGGCCATTGTAAAATATCAATTGAGGATTCACAATCCACTGAAG ATATTGCATGGTTAGACATATTCACAAGCAACAAACTGAATAACTGTG CTCCAGTGGCcagaaacagaattaaaaaacgTTGTAAAAATTTGGTGACCATGACCCAGCGATCAAAAAATAACTTTCTCCTATTGGGCAAGAATAAGAAACAACTGTACCTGAAG GTCTTGAATCCAAATGGTAAGACAACAGAGGGTCATATGGTGGAAGAAAACGGCATGGAAGTGATTACAGGTGGAGCTCCTGACCCCAGGCAG TTGACTGAACAAGACAACCAGCTGTTCATCATGCATAACAACCAAGAAGATTCTGTTAGATTTCAGTGTTATAAGGATCAGAACTACTACCTTCATGTGAACAAGGACTCCGTTGATCTATGCAAGATGGAAGAAACCGATGGTGATACAGGAAAAGACTTCTATTTCAAGGTGGCATATGTGTGA